The Carassius auratus strain Wakin chromosome 5, ASM336829v1, whole genome shotgun sequence genome includes a window with the following:
- the LOC113073495 gene encoding zinc finger HIT domain-containing protein 3-like gives MQLCGVCSEHVPKYRCPACRIRYCSVSCFKRHKDDDACHPVKESDPASSSSTPVSNAEKPWDVEDRLDEDSQTDKVPLEKLQQLADSEALKGLLRNPHLRRLMMSVDTAEDKAKATKDAMQEPLFVEFADQCLKIIEPTEAENDDEF, from the exons ATGCAGCTTTGTGGAGTTTGTAGCGAACATGTTCCTAAATACAGATGTCCAGCCTGCAGAATCAGATA TTGTTCAGTGAGCTGCTTTAAAAGACACAAAGATGATG ATGCATGTCATCCAGTTAAAGAATCAGATCCAGCCTCCAGCAGCTCAACACCAGTGAGCAACG CTGAAAAGCCGTGGGATGTCGAGGATCGTCTTGATGAAGACAGTCAGACTGACAAAGTGCCATTAGAGAAACTTCAGCAGCTCG CTGATTCAGAGGCGTTGAAGGGTCTGTTGAGGAATCCTCATCTCCGCCGGTTAATGATGTCCGTGGACACTGCTGAAGATAAAGCCAAAGCCACGAAAGACGCCATGCAGGAGCCACTGTTCGTGGAGTTTGCTGATCAGTGCTTAAAAATTATTGAACCGACAGAAGCAGAGAATGATGATGAATTCTGA
- the LOC113073483 gene encoding complement component 1 Q subcomponent-binding protein, mitochondrial-like isoform X1 produces MLKSVSRAVQLAARLSISSSAPPLRRTFSRSIWSLSSSGAGSDSRPRLLTATRALPSLSCGCGSLHTEGDKAFAEFLTDEIKEEKKIQKDKSLPKMSGGWELELNGTEAKLIRSLSGEKVTITFNVNNSIPPQLEEDPEHAQKSPEDEPDIVSTPNFVVEVTKPGVKSSLVFDCHFPEDEPFVSEQTAHGEAEEESDIFAIREVSFQPEGDAEWKETSYTLNTDSLDWALYDHLMGFLADRGVDNTFADELMELSTALEHQEYIKFLEDLSTFVKCK; encoded by the exons ATGCTGAAGTCTGTGAGCCGCGCGGTTCAGCTCGCAGCCCGGCTGTCCATCAGCAGCTCCGCCCCGCCGCTCCGCAGAACCTTCAGCAGATCCATCTGGAGCCTCAGCAGCAGCGGAGCGGGGTCCGACTCCAGGCCGAGGCTGCTCACAGCGACCCGGGCTCTGCCCTCACTGTCCTGCGGCTGCGGGAGTCTGCACACCGAGG GTGATAAAGCATTTGCAGAGTTTCTCACTGATGAGAtcaaagaagaaaagaagatCCAGAAGGACAAGAGTCTTCCTAAAATGTCTGGCGGCTGGGAGCTGGAGCTCAACGGCACAGAAGCCAAACTCATCCGCTCGCTGTCCGGAGAAAA AGTCACTATCACTTTCAACGTGAACAACAGCATCCCGCCGCAGCTGGAGGAGGATCCTGAGCACGCACAGAAGAGTCCGGAGGACGAG CCTGACATTGTCTCAACGCCCAACTTTGTGGTTGAAGTGACCAAacctggagtaaagagctcactGGTGTTTGACTGTCATTTCCCCGAGGATGAG CCGTTTGTCTCCGAGCAGACGGCTCACGGTGAGGCTGAGGAGGAGAGCGACATCTTCGCCATCCGTGAGGTCAGTTTCCAGCCGGAGGGAGACGCAGAGTGGAAGGAAACCAGCTACACACTCAACACAGACTCTCTGGACTGG GCCCTGTATGACCATCTGATGGGCTTCCTGGCTGACCGCGGTGTCGACAACACGTTTGCAGATGAGCTGATGGAGTTGAGCACGGCGCTGGAGCATCAGGAGTACATCAAGTTCCTGGAAGATCTCAGCACTTTCGTCAAATGCAAATAG
- the LOC113073483 gene encoding complement component 1 Q subcomponent-binding protein, mitochondrial-like isoform X2 codes for MLKSVSRAVQLAARLSISSSAPPLRRTFSRSIWSLSSSGAGSDSRPRLLTATRALPSLSCGCGSLHTEGDKAFAEFLTDEIKEEKKIQKDKSLPKMSGGWELELNGTEAKLIRSLSGEKVTITFNVNNSIPPQLEEDPEHAQKSPEDEPDIVSTPNFVVEVTKPGVKSSLVFDCHFPEDETAHGEAEEESDIFAIREVSFQPEGDAEWKETSYTLNTDSLDWALYDHLMGFLADRGVDNTFADELMELSTALEHQEYIKFLEDLSTFVKCK; via the exons ATGCTGAAGTCTGTGAGCCGCGCGGTTCAGCTCGCAGCCCGGCTGTCCATCAGCAGCTCCGCCCCGCCGCTCCGCAGAACCTTCAGCAGATCCATCTGGAGCCTCAGCAGCAGCGGAGCGGGGTCCGACTCCAGGCCGAGGCTGCTCACAGCGACCCGGGCTCTGCCCTCACTGTCCTGCGGCTGCGGGAGTCTGCACACCGAGG GTGATAAAGCATTTGCAGAGTTTCTCACTGATGAGAtcaaagaagaaaagaagatCCAGAAGGACAAGAGTCTTCCTAAAATGTCTGGCGGCTGGGAGCTGGAGCTCAACGGCACAGAAGCCAAACTCATCCGCTCGCTGTCCGGAGAAAA AGTCACTATCACTTTCAACGTGAACAACAGCATCCCGCCGCAGCTGGAGGAGGATCCTGAGCACGCACAGAAGAGTCCGGAGGACGAG CCTGACATTGTCTCAACGCCCAACTTTGTGGTTGAAGTGACCAAacctggagtaaagagctcactGGTGTTTGACTGTCATTTCCCCGAGGATGAG ACGGCTCACGGTGAGGCTGAGGAGGAGAGCGACATCTTCGCCATCCGTGAGGTCAGTTTCCAGCCGGAGGGAGACGCAGAGTGGAAGGAAACCAGCTACACACTCAACACAGACTCTCTGGACTGG GCCCTGTATGACCATCTGATGGGCTTCCTGGCTGACCGCGGTGTCGACAACACGTTTGCAGATGAGCTGATGGAGTTGAGCACGGCGCTGGAGCATCAGGAGTACATCAAGTTCCTGGAAGATCTCAGCACTTTCGTCAAATGCAAATAG
- the LOC113073456 gene encoding unconventional myosin-XIX-like produces MANVKQKILFKNKEVSTVNSSDGTSRSLEKTGRPNRQKEKINGVKDRAQDFRKSVIDSLEEDIRDFLINEAELHTYDDLTKVNPVTPSTVLKCLQARYSAKVFYTHAGCTLVALNPFQPVPHLYSLDVMKEYHSAPQPQEFKPHIFIVAEEAYRNVQGQVEPINQSLVVSGESGAGKTWTSRCLMKYYATVAASSQKCQDTVEKIERRVLGSNPLMEAFGNACTLRNSNSSRFGKYIQLQLNGSQLLVGASVQTYLLEKTRVAFQTPNERNFHIFYQMMKGATEKQRLEWMLPLEQDFAWLPHAEKTLEEDCLQETVEAMINLGIDESKRTQIFRILAGLLQLGNVDFSPASEEAQTCDLDERSKGFLQKTADLLHVPLDELESCLTVRTLHAGKQNVLKPCSQSECGVRRDCLAKAIYARLFEWLVRFINNSMCADSSMWCNFIGLLDVYGFECFLLNNLEQLCINYANEKLQQHFVAHYLKAQQEEYVTEGLQWSFIRYQDNQGCLDLIEGSPSSIFSLLNEECRLNRASDAKQFCVRLQKELSDNASISWDKFSKQPHFTVAHYAGKVSYQIEGMMEKNKDPVPPELISLLQNSQDSLLHSLFADGDRESEGLRRHSKVVTVVSKFRNSLESLMKILHSTTPHYTRCIKPNPDCRPLTFKREEVIAQLEACGIVETINISAAGFPIRIPYGSFLQRYGLITNTRLTAQINQMYSPEMSNQTVLGSAVEDVLNVVLKRCATHSILSPDDNINMLHCGRTKVFLTHSLLEMLEEHRNRVRSQKAFCIQCCWRRHQTRQHSLKRQAATRLQAGVRSWLVKREIGKWHKAASVIQTRWRRWRAWMDALAEAELDDAEDFMENEASCVLPKLDPLLKERGSVQLSSIQEPVMVRGWPIGLVMASAPSVTVSLTATGFQQIKSMMACLKIPFRNGEYKVKTNQFDQGVASIRAQPRGSIKMHLQRSPLLYADMHPVNKTDLVTGFNQILLEDRA; encoded by the exons ATAAATGGAGTGAAAGACAGAGCCCAGGATTTCAGGAAATCTGTAATTGACTCACTGGAAGAGGACATCCGAGATTTCCTCATCAATGAAGCAGAACTTCACACGTATGACGACCTCACTAAAGTCAACCCGGTTACACCTTCTACAG TGCTGAAATGTCTGCAGGCCAGGTACAGTGCAAAGGTTTTCTACACACATGCTGGCTGCACGCTGGTCGCCCTCAACCCCTTCCAGCCCGTCCCTCACCTGTACTCTCTGGATGTGATGAAGGAATATCACTCCGCCCCTCAACCTCAG GAGTTTAAGCCACACATCTTCATCGTAGCAGAAGAGGCTTATAGGAACGTGCAAGGTCAGGTGGAGCCTATAAACCAATCGCTGGTCGTCTCTGGAGAGAGCGGAGCTGGGAAG ACGTGGACGTCACGCTGTCTGATGAAGTATTATGCCACTGTGGCGGCCTCTTCTCAGAAGTGCCAGGACACCGTAGAGAAGATCGAAAGACGAGTACTGGGCTCCAACCCGCTCATGGAGGCATTTG GCAATGCCTGCACATTACGCAATAGTAACAGCAGTCGCTTTGGAAAATACATTCAGCTTCAGCTCAATGG CTCTCAGCTGCTGGTTGGGGCTTCAGTGCAGACGTATCTCTTGGAGAAAACCAGAGTGGCTTTCCAAACTCCAAATGAGAgaaattttcacatattttaccaG ATGATGAAAGGAGccacagagaaacagagactTGAATGGATGCTGCCTTTGGAACAAGACTTTGCTTGGTTGCCACATGCTGAGAAAACCTTAGAAG AAGACTGTTTGCAAGAGACTGTGGAAGCCATGATCAACCTTGGCATTGATGAGAGTAAACGCACACAGATTTTCAGA ATCCTTGCAGGTCTTTTGCAGCTGGGGAACGTGGACTTCAGTCCTGCATCAGAAGAGGCTCAGACGTGTGATCTTGATGAACGCTCCAAAG GTTTCCTTCAGAAAACCGCTGACCTGCTGCATGTACCATTAGACGAACTGGAGTCGTGTCTGACCGTGAGAACTCTGCACGCTGGAAAACAGAACGTCCTCAAACCTTGCTCTCAGTCGGAGTGCGGCGTCCGCAGAGACTGTCTTGCTAAAGCAATTTATGCACG gCTGTTTGAATGGTTAGTCAGATTCATAAACAACAGTATGTGTGCAGACAGTTCCATGTGGTGCAACTTCATTG GTTTGCTGGATGTGTACGGTTTCGAATGCTTCCTCCTGAACAATCTGGAGCAGTTGTGTATTAATTACGCTAACGAGAAGCTGCAGCAGCACTTTGTGGCTCATTACCTGAAAGCCCAGCAGGAGGAGTATGTGACAGAGGGGCTGCAGTGGTCTTTCATACGATACCAAGACAACCAGGGCTGCCTGGACCTGATTGAAGGCAGTCCCTCCAGTATTTTCTCCCTGCTCAATGAG GAGTGTCGTCTGAACAGAGCATCGGATGCGAAGCAGTTTTGTGTGCGTCTGCAGAAGGAGCTGTCAGATAACGCCAGCATCAGCTGGGACAAATTCAGCAAACAGCCCCATTTCACTGTGGCCCATTACGCAGGCAAAGTCAGCTACCAGATCGAGGGCATGATGGAGAAGAACAAG GATCCAGTTCCCCCTGAGCTCATCAGTCTCCTGCAGAATTCCCAGGATTCATTGCTGCACAGTCTTTTTGCTGATGGTGACCGTGAGAGTGAGGGTTTGCGAAGACACAGTAAAGTGGTCACTGTCGTCTCTAAATTTAGG AACTCTCTTGAAAGCCTGATGAAGATTTTACACAGCACCACACCACACTACACACGCTGCATCAAACCCAACCCCGACTGCAGACCGCTCACCTTCAAAAGGGAAGAG GTTATCGCTCAGCTTGAGGCCTGTGGGATAGTGGAGACCATAAACATCAGCGCAGCAGGATTTCCCATCAG gaTCCCATATGGCAGTTTCCTCCAAAGATACGGGCTGATCACAAACACCAGACTAACTGCACAAATCAaccaaatgtaca GCCCTGAGATGAGCAATCAGACGGTGCTGGGTTCTGCAGTAGAGGATGTGCTTAATGTGGTCCTCAAGAGATGTGCCACACACTCCATCCTCAGCCCTGATGACAACATCAACATGCTGCACTGTGGCAGGACCAAAGtctttctcacacactctctg TTGGAGATGCTGGAGGAGCACAGGAACAGGGTGCGCTCACAGAAGGCGTTCTGTATCCAGTGTTGCTGGCGCAGGCACCAGACCCGTCAGCATAGCCTCAAGAGACAGGCTGCCACCCGCTTACAAGCAG GTGTGAGATCCTGGCTGGTCAAAAGAGAGATTGGGAAATGGCACAAAGCTGCATCAGTCATCCAGACCAGATGGAGGCGCTGGAGG GCGTGGATGGATGCGTTAGCTGAGGCAGAGCTGGATGATGCTGAGGATTTCATGGAGAACGAAGCATCATGTGTGTTGCCGAAGCTGGATCCTCTTCTGAAGGAGAGAGGCTCTGTGCAGCTCTCCAGCATCCAGGAGCCTGTGATGGTCAGAGGATGGCCCATCGGTCTGGTCATGGCCTCTGCTCCCAGCGTCACCGTCTCTCTGACAGCCACGGGTTTCCAGCAGATCAAGTCTATGATGGCGTGTCTGAAGATCCCATTCAGAAACGGTGAATACAAAGTAAAGACCAACCAGTTTGACCAGGGAGTGGCGTCTATCAGAGCTCAGCCGCGG GGCTCCATTAAGATGCATCTCCAGAGATCTCCGCTGCTGTACGCTGACATGCACCCAGTGAATAAGACCGACTTGGTGACCGGATTCAACCAGATCCTGCTGGAGGACAGGGCCTGA